One genomic segment of uncultured Desulfobacter sp. includes these proteins:
- a CDS encoding FAD-dependent oxidoreductase: MTTNIYQFIEVDRVTPKKKSIEERRHTFREIYEPFQESQVAMQADRCLNCGNPYCEWKCPVHNYIPDWLRLANEGKILEAADLCHQTNSLPEICGRVCPQDRLCEGTCTLNTGFGAVTIGSIEKYIVDTAFDMGWQPDLSAVVSTGKRVAVIGAGPAGLACADVLVRNGVSPVVFDRHPEIGGLLCFGIPNFKLDKKVLVRRRRIFEAMGIEFRLGIEVGEDMDPGDLVAEFDALFVGTGTYSPISGGLENEDASGVLQALSFLIGNTDYLMKIQRDTYPYINLEKKNVVVLGGGDTAMDCLRTALRQGASKAICAYRRDRENMPGSAQEVDNAMDEGARFLFNVQPLGIVLDDAGRTAGVRVVKTQMGQPDERGRRKPVPVPDSQEIIPAHAVILAFGFRPGPLTWLTPLEVKTDTGTGRILASETSAFPLQTGNKKIFAGGDAVLGADLVVTAIAQGRKAAMSMLSFLGV; encoded by the coding sequence ATGACCACAAATATATATCAATTCATTGAAGTCGACCGGGTTACACCCAAGAAAAAATCCATTGAGGAGCGCAGGCATACTTTCAGGGAAATCTACGAACCTTTTCAAGAATCCCAGGTAGCCATGCAGGCGGACCGGTGTCTCAACTGCGGCAACCCATACTGCGAGTGGAAATGCCCGGTGCACAACTATATTCCAGACTGGCTCAGGCTGGCCAACGAAGGCAAAATTCTGGAGGCAGCCGATCTTTGCCACCAGACTAACAGCCTGCCGGAAATCTGCGGCAGAGTCTGCCCCCAGGACCGCCTCTGCGAAGGGACCTGCACCCTGAACACCGGATTCGGTGCTGTCACCATCGGCAGCATTGAAAAGTACATTGTGGATACCGCCTTTGATATGGGATGGCAGCCGGATCTCTCCGCCGTGGTTTCCACAGGAAAGCGGGTGGCTGTGATCGGGGCCGGTCCGGCGGGCCTTGCCTGCGCTGATGTTCTGGTGAGAAACGGGGTCTCGCCAGTGGTTTTTGACCGGCACCCTGAGATCGGGGGACTGCTGTGTTTTGGCATCCCCAACTTTAAGCTGGACAAAAAAGTGCTGGTACGGCGGCGCAGAATCTTTGAAGCCATGGGCATTGAATTCCGGTTGGGAATTGAGGTGGGAGAAGATATGGACCCCGGGGATCTGGTCGCTGAATTTGACGCCCTGTTTGTGGGTACCGGCACCTATTCCCCCATTTCCGGGGGGCTTGAAAATGAAGATGCTTCGGGTGTACTCCAGGCCCTGTCGTTTTTGATTGGCAACACGGATTATTTGATGAAAATCCAGCGGGATACCTATCCATATATTAATCTTGAGAAAAAAAATGTGGTGGTGCTGGGGGGCGGGGATACGGCCATGGATTGCCTGAGAACTGCGCTTCGCCAGGGGGCATCCAAGGCAATCTGCGCCTACCGCAGGGACAGGGAAAATATGCCGGGCTCTGCCCAGGAGGTGGACAATGCCATGGATGAGGGGGCCCGGTTTTTATTCAATGTCCAGCCTCTGGGAATTGTATTGGACGACGCCGGCCGTACCGCGGGTGTCCGTGTGGTGAAAACCCAGATGGGACAACCAGATGAAAGAGGCCGGCGAAAGCCTGTTCCCGTGCCAGACTCCCAGGAGATCATCCCTGCCCATGCTGTGATTCTGGCATTTGGCTTCAGACCCGGTCCCCTGACTTGGCTGACCCCCCTGGAGGTGAAGACAGATACAGGAACCGGCCGTATCCTGGCGTCTGAAACCAGCGCCTTTCCCCTTCAGACCGGCAATAAAAAGATCTTTGCCGGCGGTGACGCGGTATTGGGCGCAGACCTGGTGGTCACGGCAATTGCCCAGGGCCGGAAAGCAGCCATGTCAATGCTGTCTTTTTTGGGTGTTTAA
- the pruA gene encoding L-glutamate gamma-semialdehyde dehydrogenase, with protein sequence MTNSVFTVPKPYNEPVKMFAPGSPERGVLSAELGRQMADQVEIPMIINGEEIKTGDVRDVVCPHDHGHVLGKVHMAGEKEIKAAVAAALSAKAAWETMDWQERAAVFLKAADLISGKYSAKINAATMLGQSKNAFQAEIDATCEFVDFLRFNVSYMEEIYANQPLSEKGVYNRLEYRPLEGFVFALTPFNFTAIAGNLPTSPAMMGNTVVWKPSTTAVLSNYYVMRIFKEAGLPDGVINFIPSHGSQIGDILFAHKDFAGMHFTGSTAVFQNFWKKAAENIEHYLSYPRIVGETGGKDYIFAHASADVDELVTGIIRGAFEFQGQKCSACSRLYVPTSLWPAVQDQLKEKIAEIKVGPVTDFTNFMNAVIDEKSFDNIDGYISRAQESSDAEVIIGGQRDKSKGYFVHPTVIQAKRPDYESMAEEIFGPVLTVYVYEDKDLDATLDILDNTSPYALTGAVFARDRRVVNALMARLTHTAGNFYINDKPTGAVVGQQPFGGARKSGTNDKAGSYLNLIRWVSPRTIKETLVPPQNYSYPFMG encoded by the coding sequence ATGACAAACAGCGTATTTACCGTGCCTAAACCCTATAATGAACCTGTTAAGATGTTTGCACCGGGTAGTCCGGAACGTGGTGTACTATCCGCAGAACTTGGCCGCCAAATGGCAGACCAGGTTGAAATTCCAATGATTATCAACGGCGAAGAGATCAAAACCGGTGATGTCCGTGATGTGGTCTGCCCCCATGACCATGGTCATGTGCTGGGTAAAGTGCATATGGCAGGCGAAAAAGAGATCAAGGCTGCTGTGGCCGCAGCTCTTTCTGCAAAAGCGGCCTGGGAGACTATGGACTGGCAGGAGCGTGCGGCAGTCTTTCTGAAGGCCGCAGATTTGATTTCCGGTAAATATTCGGCCAAGATAAATGCTGCCACCATGCTGGGTCAGTCCAAAAACGCCTTTCAGGCCGAAATTGACGCCACCTGCGAGTTTGTGGATTTTTTGCGCTTTAATGTCAGCTATATGGAAGAGATTTATGCCAACCAACCGTTGAGCGAAAAAGGCGTTTACAACCGGCTGGAATACCGTCCCCTGGAAGGATTTGTTTTTGCGCTGACCCCATTTAACTTTACAGCCATTGCCGGTAACCTGCCCACCTCACCGGCCATGATGGGCAACACCGTTGTGTGGAAACCCTCCACCACGGCTGTTTTGTCCAACTACTATGTGATGCGGATCTTTAAGGAGGCAGGTCTTCCAGACGGCGTCATCAACTTTATTCCGAGCCATGGCTCCCAAATCGGCGATATTTTATTCGCCCATAAGGATTTTGCCGGCATGCACTTCACGGGCTCCACGGCTGTCTTCCAAAATTTTTGGAAAAAAGCGGCCGAAAACATTGAACATTACCTTTCCTATCCCAGGATTGTGGGTGAGACCGGCGGTAAGGACTATATCTTTGCCCATGCCAGTGCCGATGTGGATGAGCTTGTCACAGGTATCATCCGCGGCGCCTTTGAGTTCCAGGGACAGAAATGCTCTGCATGTTCCCGTCTCTATGTGCCAACCTCTTTGTGGCCTGCGGTCCAGGATCAGCTCAAAGAAAAAATAGCTGAAATCAAGGTGGGTCCGGTGACTGATTTCACAAACTTTATGAATGCCGTGATTGATGAAAAATCCTTTGACAACATCGACGGTTACATTTCACGGGCACAAGAATCTTCCGATGCTGAAGTGATTATTGGCGGTCAGCGGGATAAGTCCAAGGGTTATTTTGTTCATCCCACCGTGATCCAGGCCAAAAGACCAGATTATGAATCCATGGCCGAAGAGATCTTCGGACCGGTGCTCACTGTTTATGTCTACGAAGATAAAGACCTTGATGCCACCCTGGACATCCTGGACAATACAAGCCCATATGCTCTGACCGGTGCTGTTTTTGCCCGGGACCGCAGAGTGGTCAATGCCCTGATGGCCCGGTTGACCCACACTGCCGGAAACTTTTATATTAATGATAAACCCACAGGTGCCGTGGTCGGCCAGCAACCCTTTGGCGGGGCCCGCAAAAGCGGCACCAACGATAAAGCAGGGTCCTATCTGAACCTGATCCGCTGGGTATCACCCCGGACCATTAAAGAGACCTTGGTACCGCCTCAAAATTACAGCTATCCGTTTATGGGATAA
- a CDS encoding DNA integrity scanning protein DisA nucleotide-binding domain protein yields the protein MANHGFIRRCIKETTEGLRAGLTHFSGPSRAAVIYAITPDDPIYIFDPQNLLAGHEPKFKKLYIDSDDWRNKCSINYDKKKFSDLIPEKNLGLAGLISYGGRSSSIVYQMWFTDHHPDMCTIGPTERWLEHAVYRFSHDMANEEDLYTGISGSFLKEYATHAVRDFIVDEMNVLIGWDTRMRVYPILETVLKISRTPEEGEWPRGKLIFVEKESIPKMNFILELPRAEQPGLDNVKHIRKLLQSVENLDLKLVATENTIIGITREDHPDFSISVDFRGGYGFLALNDKQVCSFSDGSFKSTTHKAKLVQVEEALMDSDMDAEKAAVLFKIITGIVHNAAGLRHGCSIVIDLNKSPVFIMGHSLLHPLDLKNQDNYDLVKSLSKVDGALHIGSDIKLHGFACLLEGSYVPGENRARGARFNSALRFTAEHKNVIVIVVSSDTLVSVMIGGAVLKTKWKLEKSLICNIPVPLEKWVAASKECPNCEL from the coding sequence TTGGCAAACCATGGCTTCATCCGCAGGTGTATCAAGGAAACCACAGAGGGATTGAGGGCGGGGTTGACTCATTTTTCCGGACCCAGCAGGGCAGCAGTTATTTATGCCATTACACCCGACGATCCCATCTATATCTTTGATCCCCAGAATCTTCTGGCCGGGCACGAACCGAAATTCAAAAAATTGTATATTGATTCAGATGATTGGCGAAACAAGTGTTCCATCAATTATGATAAAAAAAAGTTCAGTGATCTGATTCCCGAAAAAAATCTTGGTCTGGCCGGACTGATATCTTATGGCGGCAGATCAAGTTCTATCGTTTATCAGATGTGGTTTACCGACCACCACCCGGATATGTGTACCATAGGCCCAACTGAGCGGTGGCTGGAGCATGCTGTTTACAGATTTTCCCATGATATGGCCAATGAAGAAGACTTGTACACAGGTATTTCAGGTTCTTTTCTCAAGGAATACGCCACCCATGCGGTCAGAGATTTTATTGTGGATGAAATGAATGTTTTGATTGGCTGGGATACCAGAATGAGGGTTTACCCGATTTTAGAGACCGTGCTTAAAATTTCAAGAACACCGGAAGAAGGAGAATGGCCTAGAGGTAAGCTGATTTTTGTGGAAAAAGAATCAATCCCCAAAATGAATTTTATTTTAGAACTTCCCAGGGCAGAACAGCCAGGGCTGGACAATGTCAAGCATATCAGAAAGCTGCTTCAGTCGGTTGAAAATTTAGATTTGAAACTGGTTGCCACTGAAAATACGATTATCGGGATCACCAGGGAAGATCATCCGGATTTTTCAATTTCAGTGGATTTTAGAGGCGGATATGGTTTTCTGGCACTTAATGATAAACAGGTGTGCTCTTTTTCCGACGGCAGCTTCAAATCTACCACGCATAAAGCAAAGCTGGTTCAGGTGGAAGAGGCATTGATGGACTCTGATATGGATGCTGAAAAAGCAGCTGTTTTATTTAAAATAATTACCGGGATTGTTCACAATGCTGCCGGCCTTCGGCATGGATGCAGCATTGTGATTGACCTGAATAAGTCTCCGGTTTTTATCATGGGCCATTCGCTGCTGCACCCTCTGGATTTGAAAAATCAGGATAATTATGATCTAGTTAAATCTTTGTCCAAGGTAGATGGGGCGCTGCACATAGGGAGTGATATAAAGCTGCATGGGTTTGCCTGCCTTCTGGAAGGCAGTTATGTGCCCGGTGAAAACAGGGCCAGGGGTGCCAGGTTCAATTCAGCTTTGCGGTTCACGGCAGAACACAAAAATGTTATTGTGATTGTCGTTTCATCTGATACCCTGGTCTCGGTCATGATAGGAGGTGCGGTACTAAAAACCAAATGGAAACTGGAAAAATCTCTCATATGCAACATCCCTGTACCATTGGAAAAATGGGTTGCTGCAAGCAAAGAATGCCCGAACTGTGAATTATAA
- the glnE gene encoding bifunctional [glutamate--ammonia ligase]-adenylyl-L-tyrosine phosphorylase/[glutamate--ammonia-ligase] adenylyltransferase — protein MIQEAIEQLIFPVFPELPQSLYQTLQRRIQDYFSAGDIQDISRLPVTALDFTRVMLFSPFTAEHITANPLILDRLGKSGDLDTSYAPGDIKKKLGDFIGDNHNSEKFRARFLEFKVYEIIRIAWRDLTGAAPLSETMADLSDLACACISFGFEQLYPVLTQKWGTPRDSNGNAQNIVVLGMGKLGAGELNFSSDIDLIFVYPHSGQTDGDRSISNDEFFTKLCREFIKLFSMGNGTHFYRVDTRLRPFGDSGPLVMDAEAFEHYYQSQGREWERYAMIKASPVAGDIAAGNTIIQSLKPFIFRRYLDYGSFDSFRDMKQRITLQVKNARLKHNIKIGAGGIREIEFFGQLFQLIRGGVEPALQARPILLVLDTLVEKKLVDKKVCDELKDAYHFLRLVENRLQAYQDRQIHDIPEDPVQRQILALSMGYDDEDAFYGELSRIQGVVHKHFSRLLVQADDEDKDSSSEELKQIWDSITDPQFHGEDLSISGYRDTESVVRLLKALAAHPHTRQLSQTGRNKLSQLLPQLIKKVGQHPDSDEVMAKLIDLVATIERRTCYLSLLIENKGALDNLIVLARKSPWIISFLSRHPVLLDELMDPVTLYSPPKRDMLEREMERSMARVQKGDLELLLEELNIFRQINTLRVAAADVSGNFPLMKVSDHLTWIAETILNQVVASSWQIVTEKYGYPKGMEGKGIEGCGFIVIAYGKVGGLEMGYKSDLDLVFIYDAESGYTSGTERSIDIGRFYSNLGQRIIHALTMHTPAGTLYGADMRLRPGGDSGTIITHIQAYEDYLKNKAWTFEHQALIRARPVAGDPALFKHFDTIRKKILARERDDSILKNEVGQMREKMRLQRLKYEPGLFNLKQGRGGIVDIEFLVQYLVLRHACDHPDVLEWTDNIRLLEALSVDALISGEESGILQNAYVAMRKTIHRLTLQERSADVDEDLFSEQAAKVAQIYDAAFMS, from the coding sequence ATGATCCAAGAAGCCATAGAACAGTTAATATTCCCTGTGTTTCCCGAACTTCCCCAATCCCTTTACCAGACCTTGCAGCGGCGGATCCAAGATTATTTTTCTGCCGGGGATATACAGGATATCAGTCGGCTGCCTGTCACGGCCCTGGATTTTACCCGGGTGATGCTGTTCAGCCCTTTTACCGCTGAACATATTACAGCTAACCCCTTGATACTTGACCGGCTTGGTAAAAGCGGGGATCTTGACACGTCATATGCCCCGGGTGACATCAAAAAAAAACTTGGGGATTTTATCGGGGATAATCACAATAGCGAAAAGTTTAGAGCCCGGTTCCTTGAATTCAAGGTGTATGAAATCATTCGTATTGCCTGGCGCGATCTTACAGGTGCGGCGCCATTATCCGAAACCATGGCGGATCTGTCCGATCTTGCCTGTGCCTGCATTTCCTTTGGTTTTGAACAACTGTATCCGGTTTTAACCCAAAAATGGGGAACCCCCAGGGACAGCAACGGTAATGCCCAGAATATTGTGGTACTGGGCATGGGTAAGCTTGGGGCCGGCGAGTTGAATTTTTCTTCGGATATTGATCTTATTTTTGTATACCCCCATTCGGGTCAGACCGATGGAGACAGATCCATATCCAATGATGAGTTTTTCACAAAACTGTGCCGGGAATTTATCAAGCTGTTTTCAATGGGCAACGGCACTCATTTTTACCGGGTGGATACCCGTCTGCGTCCGTTTGGGGACAGCGGGCCACTTGTTATGGATGCGGAAGCTTTTGAACATTATTACCAGTCCCAGGGCCGGGAATGGGAACGCTACGCCATGATTAAAGCAAGCCCGGTGGCAGGGGACATTGCAGCGGGCAACACAATTATTCAATCCCTGAAACCCTTTATTTTCCGCAGATATCTGGACTACGGCTCCTTTGATTCTTTCAGGGACATGAAACAGCGCATAACACTGCAGGTGAAAAACGCCAGACTAAAACATAATATCAAGATAGGGGCCGGCGGTATCAGGGAGATTGAATTTTTCGGTCAACTTTTTCAGCTCATTAGAGGCGGGGTGGAACCGGCACTTCAGGCCAGGCCCATATTGTTGGTGCTGGATACGTTGGTAGAAAAAAAGTTGGTAGATAAAAAAGTGTGTGATGAACTCAAAGACGCCTATCATTTTCTTCGGCTTGTGGAAAACAGGCTCCAGGCGTACCAGGACCGGCAGATCCACGACATCCCCGAAGATCCGGTTCAGCGACAGATCCTTGCCCTGTCCATGGGATATGATGATGAAGATGCATTTTATGGGGAGCTGTCCAGGATTCAAGGTGTCGTGCACAAACATTTTTCCAGGCTTCTGGTACAAGCCGACGATGAAGACAAAGACAGCAGCAGCGAGGAGTTGAAACAGATATGGGACAGTATCACAGATCCCCAGTTTCATGGTGAAGATCTCTCTATTTCCGGTTACCGGGATACGGAATCTGTGGTGCGGCTTCTTAAAGCCCTGGCAGCGCATCCCCACACCCGCCAGCTTTCCCAGACCGGGCGAAATAAACTGTCCCAGCTTCTGCCCCAATTGATTAAAAAGGTGGGTCAACACCCGGATTCAGACGAGGTGATGGCCAAACTCATTGATCTGGTGGCGACCATTGAGCGGCGCACTTGTTACTTGTCTTTACTCATTGAAAATAAAGGTGCTCTGGATAACCTGATCGTACTTGCCCGCAAAAGCCCATGGATTATTTCCTTTTTAAGCCGGCACCCCGTACTTTTAGATGAACTGATGGATCCGGTTACTCTGTACTCGCCTCCCAAACGGGATATGCTTGAACGGGAAATGGAACGTAGCATGGCCCGGGTCCAAAAAGGGGATCTGGAACTCCTGCTGGAAGAACTCAATATTTTTCGCCAGATCAATACGCTTAGGGTGGCTGCGGCAGATGTATCAGGCAATTTTCCGCTGATGAAAGTCAGTGATCATCTGACCTGGATTGCTGAAACCATTCTTAACCAGGTGGTGGCGTCATCATGGCAGATTGTTACCGAAAAATATGGGTATCCGAAGGGTATGGAAGGCAAAGGCATTGAAGGGTGCGGGTTTATTGTCATTGCCTACGGCAAGGTGGGCGGCCTTGAAATGGGATATAAATCCGATCTGGATCTGGTTTTTATTTATGATGCTGAATCCGGATACACCAGCGGAACAGAACGCTCCATCGACATCGGCCGTTTTTATTCCAATCTTGGCCAGCGTATTATCCATGCCCTGACCATGCATACCCCGGCCGGTACCCTCTACGGCGCGGATATGCGGCTTCGTCCCGGCGGGGATTCAGGCACTATTATTACTCATATCCAGGCATATGAGGATTATCTTAAAAATAAGGCCTGGACATTTGAACACCAGGCCTTGATCCGGGCCCGCCCTGTGGCCGGTGATCCGGCATTATTCAAACACTTTGATACCATTCGTAAAAAAATTCTTGCCCGTGAACGTGATGATTCAATATTGAAAAACGAAGTTGGGCAGATGCGTGAAAAAATGCGGCTCCAGCGGTTAAAGTACGAACCCGGACTGTTTAATCTCAAGCAGGGCCGGGGGGGAATTGTGGATATTGAATTCCTTGTTCAATATCTTGTGCTGCGCCATGCCTGTGATCATCCCGACGTTTTGGAATGGACCGACAATATCCGTCTGCTTGAAGCCCTGAGTGTGGATGCCCTTATATCCGGTGAAGAGAGCGGCATTCTCCAGAACGCCTATGTGGCCATGCGAAAAACCATACACCGGCTCACTCTCCAGGAGCGGTCCGCAGATGTTGATGAGGATCTGTTCAGTGAGCAGGCCGCCAAAGTAGCGCAGATTTATGATGCTGCCTTTATGTCTTAA